In one window of Gossypium arboreum isolate Shixiya-1 chromosome 4, ASM2569848v2, whole genome shotgun sequence DNA:
- the LOC108459897 gene encoding uncharacterized protein LOC108459897 yields MELKDLQSDLEALRELYGLIRYGDVTSNVILGEGSKLLLKDLLDGATKRVLETHIKIIAEAEHGICGNTFSSESGKWLVESRPCVSSNILNATPDVIRDSVKESKHPAFSSSKDEDYPNQLTTHEVISQQSRFTLDKSENRKKNCEFNKKSSMKQHSTAKILSKDAKQQGWQCDPLGHFYQAIGDDKNLSERNETNMELLKSNETMRQSSICGLRGIESVSSSSNSVASGDNLADLYEKGGEAVNNFSKDIDNVVKHIESHISALRLLSKLAEATKAPMPTSVYPMVQAKEHLVKKNELSHDVDPFSDWDDMQLIGLVSQRNGKKDDSNGICHVLGQSTNDLLDEITSKRRRIQHKEMGQTCNHIVRSDSRVNKKTGNWNVSDMLEADGYKQNENTGCYVHGLRIPTKQEDITKRSPMPVKTPFPISIDRGKESSPTISKLRSSPPYQSTESKALSHKRSLAHEILPKQDKGGMGILRHKILLHQQEPEESSTSGSGSSGSSDNEAYSLLSEDSSTSMSSRFDHGAREESSSSSISSDYRDASESDRLHPSRTHKLIHPTDSEPEKAEGRRVGRLRKITNKLGLIFHHHHHHHHHRYDHHDSGDRSHGAHTKSLWTPLHKIFHPRNRNEVDEGKLRKAKASNAPVKHQVGHFHALVDGLMQHLRHSKQSKASKSGMGWLGKNQHKENRKVKQLHWWQMFQRQGGVKLPNRRRVKVGFMSKKKQLRVPKLK; encoded by the exons ATGGAACTGAAGGATTTGCAATCTGATCTTGAAGCTTTAAGAGAATTATATGGACTTATACGTTATGGTGATGTTACAAGCAATGTGATT TTAGGTGAAGGATCAAAGCTCTTACTCAAGGATCTTCTAGATGGAGCTACAAAGAGAGTTTTGGAGACACATATAAAG ATAATAGCAGAAGCAGAACATGGTATTTGTGGCAATACCTTCTCTTCTGAATCTGGAAAATGGTTAGTAGAGTCTCGGCCTTGTgtttcatcaaatattttaaatgcTACACCAGATGTAATTCGTGATTCGGTAAAAGAATCAAAGCACCCTGCATTCAGTTCATCGAAAGATGAAGATTATCCTAACCAGCTAACAACTCATGAAGTTATCTCGCAGCAATCTAGATTCACCTTAGACAAATctgaaaatagaaagaaaaattgTGAGTTCAACAAGAAAAGCAGTATGAAGCAGCACAGTACAGCCAAGATTTTAAGCAAAGATGCTAAGCAACAGGGTTGGCAATGTGATCCTCTTGGACATTTTTATCAAGCCATTGGGGATGACAAGAATTTGTCAGAGAGAAATGAAACAAATATGGAGCTGTTGAAAAGCAATGAAACAATGAGGCAGAGTAGTATTTGTGGATTGCGAGGTATTGAATCAGTTTCTAGCTCCTCAAATTCTGTAGCTTCTGGAGATAATCTTGCTGATCTGTATGAAAAGGGAGGGGAGGCAGTAAATAATTTCTCCAAAGACATCGATAATGTAGTCAAGCACATTGAATCCCACATTTCAGCTTTGCGTTTGTTATCAAAGTTGGCGGAAGCTACCAAAGCCCCTATGCCTACATCAGTGTATCCTATGGTACAAGCAAAAGAACATTTGGTTAAAAAGAATGAACTAAGTCATGATGTTGATCCTTTTTCAGATTGGGATGATATGCAGCTAATTGGATTGGTCAGTCaaagaaatggaaagaaagaTGACTCAAATGGGATTTGTCATGTGTTAGGTCAAAGTACAAATGACTTGTTGGACGAGATAACGAGCAAAAGGAGGAGGATTCAACACAAGGAGATGGGCCAGACTTGCAACCATATTGTAAGGAGTGATAGTAGGGTGAATAAAAAGACAGGTAACTGGAATGTGAGTGACATGCTAGAAGCAGATGGCTATAAACAAAATGAAAATACTGGTTGCTATGTTCATGGATTAAGGATTCCAACTAAGCAGGAAGATATCACCAAGAGGTCTCCCATGCCTGTAAAAACTCCCTTTCCGATCTCAATAGATAGAGGGAAAGAATCATCACCAACcatatcaaaattaagatcttCACCACCTTACCAGTCAACAGAATCTAAGGCTCTTAGTCATAAGAGAAGCCTAGCACATGAGATTCTACCCAAACAGGACAAAGGCGGTATGGGGATTTTGCGGCATAAGATTCTACTGCATCAGCAAGAACCTGAGGAGTCTTCTACTTCTGGCAGTGGCAGTAGTGGCAGCAGTGACAATGAGGCTTATTCTTTACTGAGTGAGGACAGTTCAACTTCAATGTCCAGTAGGTTTGATCATGGAGCACGTGAAGAAAGCAGTAGTTCATCAATTAGCAGTGATTACAGGGATGCTAGTGAATCAGATAGATTGCATCCTTCCAGAACACACAAATTAATCCATCCAACAGACTCCGAGCCTGAGAAAGCTGAGGGTCGAAGGGTCGGACGGCTGAGGAAGATCACAAACAAGTTAGGGCTAATTTTTCATCACCATCATCACCATCACCATCACCGTTACGATCACCATGATAGTGGCGATCGCTCCCACGGTGCGCACACCAAATCTTTGTGGACACCTTTGCACAAGATTTTTCATCCCAGAAACAGAAATGAAGTTGATGAAGGTAAATTAAGAAAAGCAAAGGCGAGTAATGCGCCGGTCAAGCATCAGGTAGGGCATTTTCATGCACTAGTTGACGGACTGATGCAGCACCTTCGGCACTCAAAGCAATCAAAAGCTTCAAAAAGTGGGATGGGATGGCTAGGAAAGAACCAACATAAAGAAAACAGGAAGGTGAAGCAATTACATTGGTGGCAGATGTTTCAGCGTCAAGGTGGAGTAAAATTACCCAATAGAAGGCGTGTCAAGGTAGGGTTTATGAGTAAAAAAAAGCAGCTTAGGGTACCTAAGTTGAAATAG
- the LOC108458301 gene encoding fatty acid amide hydrolase-like codes for MTVFILYNQCYLHKLIIKYIYWLNTVVFLFNPLPCCILALTTTTHHSCKFFSGKMGLFKAAGVVYKPVEEIDLGPDSNEFYLKANVKAPRMAGFLVKIFAWFLESRIIGTLLLYILKRNNQIHKLVSNATLEEAPMFVPLHPFVDLNEQEVEQIDSDASPAERVQRAMNCLPLTLEKSVDDSNSSSFRRWTIADYSRAYSSGEITPRKVAEQFINAVHESSRAALPMSFFINYDAEDILKQATESTLRYERGDPISALDGVPIAIKDEIDCSPYPTTGGTKWLHKVRPCTGDACCVMRLRSCGAIIVGKTNMHELGAGTSGINPHYGTTRNPYHPNKIAGGSSSGSAAVVSAGLCPAALGVDGGGSVRMPASLCGVIGFKPTFGRIPHTGVLPLNWTVGMVGILAGTLEDALIVYAAISGQLPSHEPTILPPKLLFPLLNSTNPISEIKFARYGEWFNDCSDEIRICCSNALHLLCEHYKWKTVEVTIPEIESMRLAHYLTIGSECTTSLSSALEKLDFAELGWDARVALRVYGAFNSKEYIKAQKMRNRQMQIHKNIFAKADVIVAPTTGVTAYSIFDDALKTGELDYINGAALVRYQIAGNFLGLPAVTVPVGYDKEGLPIGLQFIGKPWSETTLMHIAFAMQALCISHYRKPKVFYNLLHKN; via the exons ATGACAGTTTTCATTTTATATAACCAATGTTACTTACACAAGTTGatcataaaatatatttattggtTGAACACTGTTGTTTTCTTGTTTAACCCTCTGCCTTGTTGCATTCTTGCTCTAACCACCACTACCCACCACTCTTGCAAGTTTTTTTCCGGTAAAATGGGACTATTCAAGGCTGCTGGCGTTGTTTACAAGCCGGTCGAGGAGATTGATCTTGGTCCTGACAGCAATGAGTTTTATCTCAAAGCCAATGTTAAAG CTCCTCGCATGGCTGGATTTCTTGTCAAAATATTTGCTTGGTTCCTGGAGTCAAGGATCATTGGAACGTTATTGTTGTATATATTGAAGAGGAACAACCAAATTCACAAG CTTGTTTCCAATGCAACGCTGGAGGAGGCACCTATGTTTGTTCCTTTGCATCCATTTGTTG ACCTTAATGAACAAGAAGTTGAACAAATTGACTCTGATGCATCGCCAGCAGAACGAGTTCAACGGGCAATGAATTGTCTTCCTTTGACCTTAGAGAAGTCAGTAGATGATTCAAATTCCAGCAGCTTCCGACGCTGGACAATAGCGGATTATTCAAGAGCCTATAGTTCTGGAGAAATAACTCCCCGGAAG GTTGCGGAGCAATTTATAAATGCCGTGCATGAATCTTCCCGTGCTGCTTTGCCAATGTCCTTCTTCATTAACTATGATGCTGAAGATATCCTGAAACAAGCTACAGAATCAACTCTTCGGTACGAAAGAG GGGATCCGATATCAGCTCTAGACGGAGTCCCAATAGCTATCAAGGATGAAATAGATTGTTCTCCATATCCAACAACAG GAGGTACAAAGTGGCTGCACAAGGTTAGACCTTGCACGGGTGACGCATGCTGTGTTATGCGGCTCAGATCCTGTGGTGCTATAATTGTTGGAAAGACTAATATGCATGAGCTTGGAGCAGGAACAAGTGGGATAAATCCTCACTATGG GACTACCAGAAATCCGTATCATCCCAACAAAATCGCTGGTGGTTCTTCCAGCGGATCTGCTGCAGTAGTATCTGCAGGATTATGCCCTGCTGCTCTTGGTGTGGATGGAGGAG GATCTGTGCGGATGCCCGCATCCCTTTGTGGTGTTATAGGATTCAAACCGACTTTTGGGCGCATACCTCATACAGG TGTTCTTCCTCTGAACTGGACAGTAGGAATGGTTGGAATACTAGCAGGCACCTTAGAGGATGCATTGATTGT CTATGCTGCCATTAGTGGCCAACTTCCATCACATGAGCCAACAATTTTACCT CCCAAGTTACTTTTTCCCCTGCTGAACTCAACAAATCCAATATCAGAAATCAAGTTTGCAAGATATGGAGAG TGGTTCAACGATTGCAGTGACGAAATCAGAATATGCTGTTCCAATGCTTTGCACTTGCTTTGTGAGCATTACAAATGGAAG ACTGTAGAGGTTACTATACCAGAGATAGAGTCGATGCGGCTGGCCCATTATCTGACCATTGGCTCCGAATGCACAACTTCACTGAGTTCCGCTCTCGAAAAGCT GGATTTTGCAGAACTAGGATGGGATGCAAGAGTAGCACTTAGGGTATACGGTGCTTTCAACAGCAAAGAGTACATAAAAGCTCAGAAAATGAG GAACCGCCAGATGCAGATTCATAAGAACATATTTGCCAAGGCAGATGTCATAGTTGCTCCAACAACAGG TGTGACTGCATACTCAATATTTGATGATGCTCTAAAAACCGGTGAGCTCGATTACATAAATGGAG CTGCCCTTGTTCGATATCAGATAGCAGGAAACTTTTTAGGACTACCTGCTGTGACCGTTCCT GTTGGCTATGATAAAGAAGGTTTGCCAATTGGTCTTCAATTTATAGGGAAGCCATGGTCAGAAACCACATTAATGCACATAGCATTTGCAATGCAG GCCTTGTGCATCTCACACTATAGGAAGCCTAAAGTCTTCTATAATCTACTTCATAAGAATTGA